The Bacteroidia bacterium sequence TCATCAGCAGCATCACCTAAGTCAGCATCTGTCCAAACTCCAAAATAACAATCCTGTAAAATATAACTTGATCGGTTAATCAGAGTATAGTTTCCAAAAGTCATATTGTTTAATTCATCATTTGTTGCGAAAGCAAAAGCCTGAGCTCTGATTTCCATACCAATTGACGAACCATCAGTTTCTGTGTGAATATTACCACGGTCATTATATACCCACCATAAAGTTTTATCTCCATATAAGATATGTTCTCTTAAAGCTTGTGTTGCTGTACATTCAACTGATTTGTCAAGGTCAAACCATGGATAATCTCCATCCTCAATATTATAAAGACCATCATCATTTTTATCAAAGAAAGGAGCTAGATTATATTCATAATCAGGATCGGTATTTACTGCAGGCCAGTTTTGAATTACATCAGGTACAGAATAATTTGCAAACTGTGATTGTAATAAAGCCTGATCGTTTGCTTGTTTTGCATTCCAATAGCTTCTATATTCTGAAACTTCATCACGACTAACAATAAAATGTTTATCGTATTTTATACAAGATTCTGATGTAGTTGTTCCCTGTGCAGCACCAGTAGATTTAAGCGGACCGGTAAAATAATCCTGACCATCACGATATCTAGCACCGGCAACTCTAAGCTGTCCGTTAACGTCAGTACCACCAATCCAGATAGCACCAGCATATAAAGCCATTTTACCAGAGCCTTTAGGTATTTCATAACTTGCTAAGCGGGTTTGAAAATCCCACCACATATCACCACCTGTGTATATTCTGGCTCTAACATTATTTAGGCTTAGCTCACTAACTGCTGATGGTGTAATACAACCGGCAGTTACAGATTTATCTTGATTTACAGAAACTCTTTTGCTATCGCCTATCCACTTTTTTGCAAACAATGGTTGAGCTACAACAGCAAAAAGTACTGCTATCGCAAAAATCTTCTTTATTTCCCTTGTTTTCATATCTTTTAATTTTCTTTTTTTAGAAACTTAGTTGAATACCCAAATGAATTGTTCTAGCAAATGAGTAATTATAAGGACTATTAATATACATTGTACGATAATCTCTATATGCTTGAGGATCATTTTGAGCATTAATTGAAGATTGATTTAAAGCATTGTTTAAATAACCATCATCGTCAGCATTACCTGTTGTTTCATAAACATTAATAATTTCTTTTGTATTAAGTAAATTATTTATTTCTACATAAACATTTAGACCTGCTGTTTTTTTATTATCGCCTTCACCTTTACCATAATTTAATTCAAAGTCCCTGTCAATTCTCATATTGATTGTAAAACGGGAAGGTTTACGTGAACCATTAATAGATCCAATTAAATTGCCATTATTAAGATCTTTTTTATTGTATGGGGAACCTGTACCATAGTTAAATGTAAAGTTTGCTCCTGTATTTTGTAAGATGTCTTTTCCAGCAACTTTTGGTCCGGTATATGCTCTTCCACTTGCATAACGATAATCTAAGTTACCGGTAATAGCATGACGTTGGTCAAAATCAAGAGGAATGGTAGCTCTTAAATTTGGCTGACCGGTTTGAATAAGTGCTTTACTAGTTTCAGCATTAGAACCGGTTCCGTTTGCAAATTGTAAGGTATAACTTAATCTGAATGTAATATTTCCGGTTCTTCTTAAGTCATAAGCTAATGTTAATCCTTTTACTGTTCCAAAGTCAATATTTGTATAAGTCATATATTTAAATGGATATGCACCATAAATATATTGTACCTGAACCATATCTCTCATTTCGCGATAGAAAGTAGAGAATTTAATAGATGAGGTATTATTTAATTTTTGTTGGAAACCAAGTTCGTAGTCAATAGTTTTTTCTGTTTTTAAATCAGGGTTATTGATAGCATCTGTTTGTTTCTGAATATAATAATATTGAAGTGGGTTCATGCGAACATTACTACTTGGTCTTTTTGTTAGCACATCATAATGTGCGAAAAACAATGCTACGTCAGATACAGGAAAAGAGAATGCAATACGTGGCATAACATTAATTTGAGGCTCATAATCTTTAAAAGCATTTACGCTTAATTCTTCACCCGGGTTAACTAAAACTGGATGCATTGAGCTATTATCTTCAATTGCTTTTGGGTCATTAATTTGTGTTCCGTTAGCATCATACCATTTTGCATCTGTAGGACTAAATCCTTCGCGGTAACCTTTTATTTGAGTACCTGGTGCATTGGTATAAACAACTGCATCTGATGAAAGGTTATTTGGATGTGCACCACTTGGATTTAACGATCCGGAAACTTCACCTAATTTTTTAGTTTCATAAAATGAATAAGGATCTTTTAATACCATTTGATTGGCATCAAAACGGTCAACTCTTAAACCAACGTTAAAAACTAAATCATTAAAAGCAAATTTATCCTGAATGTAAGCAGCTCCATAAATTGGTTGAAATGATGGAATTTCACGTTTAAATCTGCCGTTTTCATCTTTTGCAGTTAAAAAATCGTTAAAGCTTGGTTTGGTTGTTAATCTGTTTCCATGATGATCGTAACCATAATATGAAACCTGTTGGTTATCTAACAACTCAGGTGCTGAAAAGAAATCAATAGAGAAAATAGATGGATCGTATGAATCGAAGTCTATCCAGTTAGTTCCGTCAACAGGCATTCCTAGAGCTTCTCTTAATTTCTGGTCAAACTGTGTTTGAGCTTCGGCATTATACATTCTGTCATACCATATAGTATCCTGAAATTGCAGATTTGCATCATATACTAAATGCCTGTTATTTGTATCAAGTTCCTGAATATGGAAGTTAGTATATTTGCGTCCATAATCCCATAATCCCATTGGGTTTACACCAAAATATCTGTCATCACGTTGTTCAAACTCAAATCCTAATGAAATTTCATGATCCTTAATATCGGCAGATCCCGAAGCAGATAATCTGAATTGTGAATTATCAATTTTATAAAATGTATTATAAGGCGTACCTGGACTATTATAAAAACTATAAACAGGGTTTGGAGATTCTCCGTTTAGTAAACCACCACCGGCCTGAACTCTTTCTTTATTCTGATACCAAAAACTATTTGCAGGATAAAGACTATAATAAGAACTTGTATAACTTGCTAAATCAGGATTTACATCAGAAGCTTCAAATGCATAGTTTAAATCTCTGAATCCGTCATGCTCATATACTCCAGATGCAAAGCCAGGTAAGTCATAAGTATAACGATAAGATCTTTCCTGAGTAGTGGTAAATTTTCCAACATAACCGTATTTAAATAAATCTTCTTTGTTTTCTCTATCCTGAACAGTCTGATTAAATTTTTGATAATCCACTTGTATCTGATAATAAGCATTTTTAATTAATGCAGTTGCATTATCTTTATCATTTTCGCTCTGAAATTTCTGAGTTAAACGGGCATATCCGCGTACTGTTCTGTTAATAGCCTCGCCATTATTTTTTGAATTAAATAATGTGTTAGAATAATTAAAATCTCTGAATTTATTATAATCGAATGTACCACCAAAAGTAAGGTTAATATTACGTGATGGTTTAACATCAATTTTAGCAGTAACCATCATTTCAGTTGCTTCAGCATCATCTCTGGCTTTAACATTTTGAAAATTATCTGCTGAAAGAAATTCGCTATTTAGTATAGTCCCAATTCCAGCAGCATTTGTACGATAGGGGTTTGAAAGCAATTCATCGGTTACGCCGTCATTTGCTTTCCACCAGCCGATAGCTGAAGGCTGGTTATCTTTTTCGTAGTTAAAACTCGCAGAAATAAAGAAACCTGCAATAACATTTTTCTTAACTTTAGTAGAATCGTACTTATCAACTGTTTTCTTTGAAAAAAGCGGACCTGTTACCATTAACTCAGCTAAGTTATAATCATAAGCATCTAAAAAGTGAGAAGTTACTAATTCAACTCCACCAAATATTTCGCGAGATGGTTCTTTAGTTGTAACGCTGATAATACCACCAGTAACGTCACCATATTTTGCAGGCACACCACCGGTGATAACCTCAACCTGTGATGTTGCTGATTTAGGCATACTTCTACTTGCACCTCCAGAAACTTTTACACCGTCAATATAATATACGGTAGCTTCTGAACGGGAACCACGAATACTTCCTACTTCGCCACGCTCGGAGTAAACACCACCAACTGTTGTAGCAACAGCTTCGGCACTTCTTCCAGGCATTTTTGAAATTTCTTCAGAAGTTACCGCACCTCCGGTTGAGGTTTGGTCCTTGCTTATAAGTGGCACCTTATATTCTTTTACTTCAACCTCGTTCAATTGCTGAACAGATGATGTAATCTTAAAGTCCTGGAAAGTAATTTTTCCGGCCATAATTTTTAAACCTTTATACTGCAATGGATGATAACCCACATAAGATGCCTTAACATCATATGTTCCAGCCGGTATAGGCTTAATTACAAACTTGCCGTCAAAGTCGGTCATACCTCCGGTAATTATTTGTCCGTTTGACTCAACACTTACGTTAGCAAATGCAATAGCCTCGCCATTGCCTGCATCAAGAACTCTTCCTTGTAATGTTCCAGATTGTGCAAAAACATTTGAAGAAATGATAGCAGCAGCTAAAACGAATAAAATCTTTCGCAACATAATCATTTGATTATAATTTCGTTAATAACATAAAATTTTTATACTTAACACTTTTTAACAGAATCGTAAATATAAATAATGAATTGGAAAAAAAAACATACTTTTTTAATATTAGCAAAAAATCTCTCACTGTATTTGTCTTTTTGATTCAAGTCATGTAATTTATTTAATCTTCTAACTCATTAAAACGGTTGATAAAACAATTTAAAATCGAACTCTTATTTGAAAACATTATAAATAACTTTAAGAATAATTATACCAAAACATGTTTATAAAACATAAAATATTTTGGCTGGTATAAAATTACAATCTGAGAAGTTAAAAAACTATAATGAACTTCTTAACAAAACAACTAAATATCCTAACAACGTGTATTGTCTGTTGAACTGCAAATTCGTTAAAATTAATTTTTGTTAATCAGAATTAGCCTTCTTTTTCCATGGCCAACGAATTTTTGTGTCTGAAAGCTTAGGAAGTTTAATTTTCTTTCTCGAAAGCCGTTTAATTTTTGTTTCGGTATGTTTATTATGGTTGTGTCTTTCGGCAATTCTAAGATTTTTTTTCATTCGCCTGACAACCTTCTTGTTGGTGCCTTTTTCTTTTGGGTTATCAACCCTTTTCCAGTATTTTTTCTGGTTCTTTTTTTCGTTTCTGGTTGATTTTTTTAAGTCTTTTTGTTTTTTTCTTTCGGCTTCTTTTGCCGGATTTTTCTTAAAAACTGTTTTAATATGAAAATTCCATGCAAATTTGTTCTGAGGAGGTCTGTCAACAGAATATGGTTGTGCAATTATTCCGTTTGACCCGAATACAATCAATACAAGGGTAATAAAAATAATAACTGAAAATTTATTTATCTTTGTATCAGAATTCATTTTACATAAAATGCGCTTTTCAAAAATACATATTTTTTTATTTATAATACTGCTAATTACATTATCGGATAGTTGTCGCAAAAAAGAAGATCTTGTGCCAAATGTGTATGTAAATTTTACGATTTTTTTAAGCGATCCGGAATTTAGTACTCTTCAAACAATTGGAAACAATGTTTTTGTAACCGGTGGAGTTTGTGGAATTGTTATTTACAGGCTTTCTCAGACAGATTTTTCGGCATATGACCGCTGTTGCACTTATAAACCTTCTGATAGGTGTGCTGTACTGCCTGATACTTCAAATACACTGTTTCTGAAATGTCCATGTTGCGGGTCAAAGTTCTCTTTATTAGATGGCTCTGTACAGTCAGGTGATGCTGAACGTCCTTTAACTTTATATCAGGTAACTTATGATGGAAACAATACAATACGTGTTTCCAATTAAACCTGAGAGATTTTTTCGAGATTAATAATCGGGTTAGCGTAAAGATTCAGAAATATTTTTTCGATTTCAGTTTTATCTCCACTAATTTTTGAAACAGTGTTAACCTTATAGTTTGTAAAATCTGATTTTTCTTTTTCGGAATACTTCTCAGAATATTTATTTGTTTTTAAAGTCATGTCGTAAGCAATATAATTTGCTGGCCAGAACTTAAAATTTTTATAAATTATATTATCAATAACTGAGCTTAGTTCTTTTGCTGTTTCTGCTGAAGGGAGTGAATCCGGAATATTATCATTTATTACTTTACCAAAAGCAAGATGAATTCTACCTTTATTTTGTGTAAGACCTTTTAAAATGCTGGATATATCTTCGCCTGGTTTTTTCTCATATTTCTGATATGAAGAAATATAAAGTTCATTTACCTTTTCTAGGCAACATGGTTCAATTTCATATGAAACAGTAACCGGAACAATATTTAATTCGCTAAAATTTTCTTTTATTGATTTTGTTCCACTCATATTCAGCATTTTCAATAATGCTATTTCAGTTTTGTCGTCACCGTTTTTTGTTCGTCCATTTCTTTGAGCTATCCAAACAGATGCTTTTTTCTCAGTAATTGTATGTCTGATATATGCAGATAGAATTTTAGAATTTGTTAAAAATTCTCTGGGGTTTCCACCTCTGTTAACTTTAAACATTCGGTTTGCTTTGCCAAAATCTACAATAAGGGGAAAGCTCATTAAATTACTGCCAAATGTTATTTCTGTAGTTGGAAAATTGTTGAAATTTAAAACTGCCTGTAACATTGCAGAATCTAAAATAATATCCCTGTGATTTGCAATAAATAAATATGGCATATCTGGAGATAAATTTTCTAAGCCACTTGTAGTGAAAGATGTTGATGTTTTTTCAACAACACCAAATACAAGATTACGCATAAATTTGGATTGCAAATCTGCAGCTGTATCAATACTGTTTAAAAGTGAGATAATTTTAGGGTGCTCACTTTCAGGGTATAAAAACTGAAGTACAGATTTAAACTGAGGATAATTTGTTAGCCTGTTTAATGCAGCATTAATCTCATTATCGTTATATGGTCTAATATCTTCGAATTCAGGAATGAACATTTTTGCTTTTTATTATTATGCCGCAAATATATAAATTACAGATTAAAAAAGAACTGTTAAACTTCATTATAGAATTTTTGAAAAACCTGAAAGAATAATCTATTTATTTAATTCCTTGCAATTATTAATGCTTGTTTCAATGTCGGTTCGCTCACCCCTGGTTGCTATTTCTAAAGTAAAAGCTTGGTTATAGCAATCAATAGCTTCAGAATATTGTTTTCGACTTTTGTAGTAATTACCTAATATTTGCCAGGTGAAATAATAATTAGGATTCGAATTTTTAAATTGTTCTAGTCTTTCTTTAGAAATTAATCCAAGAACAGGATATTTAGTGTAACTTGTTATATAGTCCTTACACAATCTATAAAAAAGAAATGATTTGTATTTTCTTGAATAAAGAAGATTATCAGCTTTGATAGATTCATCAGGATTGTATACCGTTGCAGTTTCTTGGATATTAAAGGTGTCGTTAAAAACTTTATTTAAATCATACATTATATAAGAGCCTATTTGGTATGGTGATGTAGAAATCCATACTTTTAATTTTTTTGGCTGAAATATAATAGAGTGATGTGCTATTAATTGATTAACGGATTTTTCATTTGCCATTCCTATGTCCGAATTTTTTAATCCGGCTCTGTTGCGCATTATTTTAGCAGCAGTATTTGGTGAAACAGGTAAGTTTTCTGAAATAAGTTCTTTTACTCTGAAGTATCTGTATAGCGAAGCACTATTAAGCATGTTTTCGATATTGTTTTTTTCGCGAACCAAAGAGTCAGATTGAAAATGGTTGGTACAAATAAGATAATTATGTTTTGAAGTATAAACAAATTGTTTTGATGGAGTTTTCTCAATATTTATAGCATCGTTATCTGCAGCAGATCCTATAAGTATTGATTCTGAAACAAAAGTTTTAAATTTTGATGCAATTTGTTTGGCTTCTTCAATATTTCCTGAATATTGAAGGATATTGCGTGCAACAATAGAAATAGGTGTAGCAACTGAATAGGGGATATCTGATGTTCCTGCATTTATTGTTACAGTTATACCTTTCTCATTCATTCCTGATACTACTCCAATCATTCCGCCCCATGAAATAAACATAAATTTATACCCGGAATCGGGTTTAAAGAACGTTACAATTTTATTTTCAGCAAATTCATCACCTACATAAAAATCAAAATTTCGTGCTATTAGTAAAGATGAGTCGGCTGATGCTTCATTTTTAACTGCAAATGATGTGCATCCAACCATGTGATATGTTACTAAAGCATGTCCAATATCGTGTGCCGCATGATAATTTAAAACTCTCATGTATGCAGGACTAATAAAAGAAAATTTATTCGACATAAATTTTGAAATGCCATACATTTCCTGCAGATTCTCTAAGGGAATGTTTTTATCTAAATTTCTATTAAAAACTGCAATAAAATATTTTAAAAAATCTAGGTATGAGCGCGAAGGAACAAGCTTCATTATTTGTTTTAAGAATGCAATCTCCTGATATTCTACAAGATTTTTAGTTAGCATTCCAGTTTTTAATCCACGCTCATAAGGTGTGCCTTCAACATAAAGTTCCCAGATATTATATGAGTTTTTTTTAATCCAGCTTTTTTCACAAATTGTTATACTGTCATTAATCTTAGTTAATTTAAAATCTGAATTATTTGTGGGAATGTTTGGTGGTGAAATCAATAAAGAATAAAGAAATACTATTGTGCCGATAACAATTATTAAAAGGAAAGAAAGAAATTTCCAGGGTAAAGAGAGTTTATTATTTAATTTGTTTTTAATTGGCATCCTGAATTTTCTTTAACAGATAATCAAACCCAATAAGTTCACCACAGGTTAAAAGTGAACCTATAGTAACTCCCATAACACCGTGTAGGTTTATGTTCTGTCCCGTCATTAATAAATTTGGTACTTTTGTTCTTGGTAAAATAAAAGTTTTAAGTGGGTTGTTGCAATCTTTCATAATGCCATAAACCGAGCCGTTTATAGTTCCTGTATAGTCTCGATATGTTAATGGTGTAGAAGTATAATAAGCTTTTATTTTATTTCTGATACCCGGAAATTGTTTTTCAATTAAATCAATTAGTTGATTTGCTTTACGTTCTTTCATCTGTTTATATTCCTCGCCACGTTTTTCAACAGTCGTGTTTTCCCACTTAAGCATTTCGTCGTATTTCATTAATGTAATTGCAATCATACTTTCTGCATGAACATTTGATGAAGAGGTAGTAGGTGTATAAAGCATATATCCGTCAGGCCATGTGTCTGCAGAATATGTTTCTGCTCCCCATACGTTTTCGCTATTATAACGATAATAGTTGTAGTTCATATAATTGAACTCTTTCTCTTTAAAAACAATATACAAAGAAAAAGCAGAGATGGTCTGATCAATAGATTGAATCCTTTTTTTGTAAACGTTTCTGTGTAAATCTGAGCCTGTAAGTTCTATTGTTTTTGCAGGATTTATATTTGATATAAAATGGTTGGCTTCAATTCTTTCTCCATTTGTTAGTAAAACGTGTGAAATGGTATTATCTGCTCCTGCAGAGAATTCTTTTACTTCTGATTTTAAAAGAATTTTACCACCGTTGTTAATAATGCCTTCTGCAAGAATATCCGAAATTTGCGAACCTCCATCAACCATTCGCCAGGTACTTTCTATTAACGAATAATTTATTATTCCATGAATATAAAGTGGGGCCATTTTTGGATCTCCTGCATGCAGTGGATTAAGAGCAGCTAAAACATTCTGAAGTTGGTAATTGTTAGTTAACGAACTTATATATTGATGTGTGTTTTCATAAAAATGCTCAAAGCTTGCCATTCCTGT is a genomic window containing:
- a CDS encoding carboxypeptidase-like regulatory domain-containing protein, yielding MLRKILFVLAAAIISSNVFAQSGTLQGRVLDAGNGEAIAFANVSVESNGQIITGGMTDFDGKFVIKPIPAGTYDVKASYVGYHPLQYKGLKIMAGKITFQDFKITSSVQQLNEVEVKEYKVPLISKDQTSTGGAVTSEEISKMPGRSAEAVATTVGGVYSERGEVGSIRGSRSEATVYYIDGVKVSGGASRSMPKSATSQVEVITGGVPAKYGDVTGGIISVTTKEPSREIFGGVELVTSHFLDAYDYNLAELMVTGPLFSKKTVDKYDSTKVKKNVIAGFFISASFNYEKDNQPSAIGWWKANDGVTDELLSNPYRTNAAGIGTILNSEFLSADNFQNVKARDDAEATEMMVTAKIDVKPSRNINLTFGGTFDYNKFRDFNYSNTLFNSKNNGEAINRTVRGYARLTQKFQSENDKDNATALIKNAYYQIQVDYQKFNQTVQDRENKEDLFKYGYVGKFTTTQERSYRYTYDLPGFASGVYEHDGFRDLNYAFEASDVNPDLASYTSSYYSLYPANSFWYQNKERVQAGGGLLNGESPNPVYSFYNSPGTPYNTFYKIDNSQFRLSASGSADIKDHEISLGFEFEQRDDRYFGVNPMGLWDYGRKYTNFHIQELDTNNRHLVYDANLQFQDTIWYDRMYNAEAQTQFDQKLREALGMPVDGTNWIDFDSYDPSIFSIDFFSAPELLDNQQVSYYGYDHHGNRLTTKPSFNDFLTAKDENGRFKREIPSFQPIYGAAYIQDKFAFNDLVFNVGLRVDRFDANQMVLKDPYSFYETKKLGEVSGSLNPSGAHPNNLSSDAVVYTNAPGTQIKGYREGFSPTDAKWYDANGTQINDPKAIEDNSSMHPVLVNPGEELSVNAFKDYEPQINVMPRIAFSFPVSDVALFFAHYDVLTKRPSSNVRMNPLQYYYIQKQTDAINNPDLKTEKTIDYELGFQQKLNNTSSIKFSTFYREMRDMVQVQYIYGAYPFKYMTYTNIDFGTVKGLTLAYDLRRTGNITFRLSYTLQFANGTGSNAETSKALIQTGQPNLRATIPLDFDQRHAITGNLDYRYASGRAYTGPKVAGKDILQNTGANFTFNYGTGSPYNKKDLNNGNLIGSINGSRKPSRFTINMRIDRDFELNYGKGEGDNKKTAGLNVYVEINNLLNTKEIINVYETTGNADDDGYLNNALNQSSINAQNDPQAYRDYRTMYINSPYNYSFARTIHLGIQLSF
- a CDS encoding Rieske (2Fe-2S) protein, with product MPNVYVNFTIFLSDPEFSTLQTIGNNVFVTGGVCGIVIYRLSQTDFSAYDRCCTYKPSDRCAVLPDTSNTLFLKCPCCGSKFSLLDGSVQSGDAERPLTLYQVTYDGNNTIRVSN
- a CDS encoding 1-acyl-sn-glycerol-3-phosphate acyltransferase; protein product: MFIPEFEDIRPYNDNEINAALNRLTNYPQFKSVLQFLYPESEHPKIISLLNSIDTAADLQSKFMRNLVFGVVEKTSTSFTTSGLENLSPDMPYLFIANHRDIILDSAMLQAVLNFNNFPTTEITFGSNLMSFPLIVDFGKANRMFKVNRGGNPREFLTNSKILSAYIRHTITEKKASVWIAQRNGRTKNGDDKTEIALLKMLNMSGTKSIKENFSELNIVPVTVSYEIEPCCLEKVNELYISSYQKYEKKPGEDISSILKGLTQNKGRIHLAFGKVINDNIPDSLPSAETAKELSSVIDNIIYKNFKFWPANYIAYDMTLKTNKYSEKYSEKEKSDFTNYKVNTVSKISGDKTEIEKIFLNLYANPIINLEKISQV
- a CDS encoding NAD(P)/FAD-dependent oxidoreductase encodes the protein MDKKSVVIAGSGLGGLLCGYILSKEGYEVTILEKNHQLGGCLQTFVRNKCIFDTGMHYIGSMADGQALNYLFRYFGLTQKLKLKRMDIDAFDVIDIAGKKYNYAQGFDNFAETITSYFPTEKEAIKKYTNKLQEIGLSLTNLLAGKAKPGTTGMASFEHFYENTHQYISSLTNNYQLQNVLAALNPLHAGDPKMAPLYIHGIINYSLIESTWRMVDGGSQISDILAEGIINNGGKILLKSEVKEFSAGADNTISHVLLTNGERIEANHFISNINPAKTIELTGSDLHRNVYKKRIQSIDQTISAFSLYIVFKEKEFNYMNYNYYRYNSENVWGAETYSADTWPDGYMLYTPTTSSSNVHAESMIAITLMKYDEMLKWENTTVEKRGEEYKQMKERKANQLIDLIEKQFPGIRNKIKAYYTSTPLTYRDYTGTINGSVYGIMKDCNNPLKTFILPRTKVPNLLMTGQNINLHGVMGVTIGSLLTCGELIGFDYLLKKIQDAN